A portion of the Magnolia sinica isolate HGM2019 chromosome 17, MsV1, whole genome shotgun sequence genome contains these proteins:
- the LOC131230778 gene encoding probable LRR receptor-like serine/threonine-protein kinase RKF3, whose translation MSFSKITSNVFFAFAVFLSLLLLVLAFFQSNNGVSSFRNRRLASSSDCPMNFSVLRKFLDTSQNGRTANVSLDCQYALQGIHLVQAEYLRTDGLFVPPLSTAESCWDSYQDLVKDFISDFDVRSVCGFETSWIAQGCMNITTRSQFESLVPESSLQDVRRACNQSLLNNSPCASCTTSLSRLKASYLTGPDVGNVSDCSAYPFIYAAGSVNSFGPTDGGTAVCLFLLQSSSSSSGGKGKKGLVFGVVVGCVVGLSVAVLGVWFLWRKRCGKWRMRKKKSVQVEMSSISGLDSIGASTTLVRFTFEEVKAATRNFSRDNIIGKGGYGNVYRGILSNGSEVALKRFKNCSAAGDANFSHEVEVIASVRHVNLVALRGYCTATTSFEGHQRIIVCDLMCNGSLYDHLFGSSDEKKLSWPIRQKIAIGTARGLAYLHYGAQPAIIHRDIKASNILLDENFEAKVADFGLAKFTPEGMTHLSTRVAGTLGYVAPEYALYGQLTERSDVYSFGVVLLEILSGKKALISMTESQTWLVTDWAWSLVRKGRALDVIEEGMADLGPREVLEKYVLVAVLSSHPQLHARPTMDQIVKILETDLPVPSIPERPISLVANLDDIERSVSSSSGSGHLSSSAGYQPFTFENNNPSSDSR comes from the coding sequence atgtcattctCCAAAATCACCTCTAATGTCTTCTTCGCATTCGCCGTCTTCTTATCACTGCTATTACTAGTTTTAGCTTTCTTTCAATCCAATAACGGCGTCAGCAGCTTCCGTAATCGGAGACTCGCATCGAGCTCGGACTGTCCCATGAATTTCAGCGTCCTTCGTAAATTCCTTGACACCTCCCAAAATGGCCGCACCGCGAACGTTTCTTTGGACTGCCAGTACGCGCTCCAAGGCATCCACCTGGTGCAGGCCGAGTATCTCCGCACCGATGGCCTGTTCGTCCCGCCTCTGTCTACCGCCGAGTCTTGTTGGGATTCGTATCAGGATCTGGTTAAAGATTTCATTTCTGATTTCGACGTGCGGTCTGTTTGTGGGTTTGAGACTTCTTGGATTGCACAGGGGTGCATGAATATCACAACCCGGTCTCAATTTGAGTCGTTGGTCCCGGAGTCGTCACTGCAAGATGTCCGTCGTGCCTGTAATCAGTCGCTTTTGAACAATTCGCCGTGTGCGTCCTGTACGACGAGCCTGTCACGGCTCAAGGCGTCGTATCTCACTGGCCCGGATGTCGGGAATGTCTCGGATTGTTCGGCGTACCCATTCATCTATGCCGCCGGTTCGGTCAACTCTTTCGGGCCCACTGATGGCGGGACTGCGGTGTGTTTGTTCCTCCTTCAGTCTTCATCGTCTTCTTCGGGTGGGAAAGGCAAAAAGGGtcttgtttttggagttgtggtggGTTGTGTCGTTGGGTTGTCGGTGGCGGTTCTTGGGGTTTGGTTTTTGTGGAGAAAAAGATGTGGGAaatggagaatgaggaagaagaagtcTGTTCAGGTTGAGATGAGTTCGATTTCTGGGTTGGATTCCATTGGTGCTAGTACGACCCTGGTTAGATTCACGTTTGAAGAAGTCAAAGCGGCGACAAGGAATTTCTCAAGAGATAATATAATTGGGAAGGGTGGGTACGGGAATGTTTATAGGGGCATCTTGTCGAATGGGTCGGAAGTTGCTTTGAAGAGGTTCAAGAACTGCTCAGCCGCGGGAGATGCAAACTTTTCACATGAGGTGGAGGTTATTGCTAGTGTTAGGCATGTCAATCTTGTTGCATTGAGAGGTTATTGTACCGCTACGACTTCTTTTGAGGGTCATCAGAGGATAATTGTGTGTGATTTGATGTGTAATGGGAGTCTTTACGATCATTTATTTGGGTCGTCGGATGAGAAGAAGTTAAGTTGGCCAATTCGTCAGAAGATTGCAATTGGGACTGCGCGTGGGTTAGCCTACTTGCATTACGGGGCGCAGCCAGCCATAATACATAGAGATATCAAGGCTAGTAATATTCTCTTGGATGAGAACTTTGAGGCCAAGGTTGCAGATTTTGGCCTTGCCAAGTTCACACCGGAGGGAATGACTCATCTAAGTACGAGGGTGGCAGGGACTCTGGGTTATGTTGCACCTGAATATGCTTTGTACGGGCAGCTGACGGAGAGGAGTGATGTTTACAGTTTTGGGGTTGTGCTACTGGAGATTTTGAGTGGGAAGAAGGCGCTCATTTCCATGACTGAGAGCCAGACGTGGCTTGTGACAGATTGGGCTTGGTCGCTTGTGCGGAAAGGGAGAGCAttggatgtcatcgaagaggGTATGGCAGATTTGGGCCCAAGGGAAGTCTTGGAGAAGTATGTATTAGTTGCGGTTCTTTCTTCTCATCCGCAGTTGCATGCTAGGCCAACGATGGATCAGATTGTGAAGATATTGGAAACTGACTTGCCGGTCCCATCGATCCCAGAACGGCCCATTTCTCTTGTTGCGAACCTGGATGACATTGAGAGATCGGTGAGCAGTAGTAGTGGCTCAGGGCATCTATCTAGTTCTGCTGGTTACCAGCCATTTACCTTTGAGAACAACAATCCAAGTTCAGATTCTAGATAG